The proteins below are encoded in one region of Halococcus saccharolyticus DSM 5350:
- a CDS encoding diacylglycerol/lipid kinase family protein, protein MRPPTTVQTDGGATADDAEKRVIVNPESGSSDHLSTVRRLADERGYSVRETAEAGHAADLAREAAADGVSVLGACGGDGTLKEVIEGLVAAEALDDVRLGVLPAGTANIVATDLGIEGIEHGFAMLDEGEVRALDLGLADDEPFVKSCVAGLTADASAATTSDVKERFGPLAFVITGVQQAATFDPLDLTIDAVADGETWSWSGEALCVLVGNSRRFTNRIGQANVEDGLFDVTVIEEMPQSDRVTEAIAQQLLGRDTEHVDRLFARRLQIVGRDRSIDFSLDGEISTHHELDLQVRPGALSMAVGPEYEPDPTQ, encoded by the coding sequence ATGAGACCCCCGACCACCGTTCAAACCGATGGCGGAGCGACGGCCGACGACGCCGAAAAGCGCGTGATCGTGAACCCAGAGAGTGGGTCGAGCGATCACCTCTCGACCGTCCGTCGTCTCGCCGACGAGCGCGGCTACTCCGTGCGCGAGACGGCCGAGGCAGGACATGCGGCCGATCTCGCTCGCGAGGCCGCAGCGGACGGGGTTAGCGTGCTCGGTGCGTGCGGTGGCGACGGCACCCTGAAGGAGGTGATCGAGGGGCTCGTGGCGGCTGAAGCGCTCGACGACGTTCGGCTCGGCGTGCTCCCCGCTGGCACGGCGAACATCGTGGCGACCGATCTCGGGATCGAGGGGATCGAACACGGATTTGCGATGCTCGATGAAGGTGAGGTCCGTGCGCTCGACCTCGGACTTGCCGACGATGAGCCATTCGTGAAGTCCTGCGTCGCGGGGCTGACCGCCGATGCGAGCGCTGCGACCACGTCCGACGTCAAGGAACGGTTCGGCCCGCTCGCGTTCGTTATCACGGGCGTCCAGCAGGCGGCGACATTCGACCCACTCGATCTCACCATTGACGCGGTCGCCGACGGCGAGACGTGGTCGTGGTCGGGCGAGGCACTCTGTGTGCTCGTCGGCAACTCCCGGCGGTTCACGAATCGGATCGGCCAGGCGAACGTCGAGGACGGACTGTTCGACGTCACCGTGATCGAGGAAATGCCACAGAGCGATCGCGTTACGGAGGCGATCGCCCAGCAGCTCCTCGGCCGAGACACCGAACACGTCGATCGACTCTTCGCCCGACGCCTCCAGATCGTGGGCCGCGACCGCTCGATCGACTTCAGCCTCGACGGCGAGATCAGCACCCACCACGAACTCGACCTCCAGGTCCGGCCGGGTGCGCTCTCGATGGCCGTCGGCCCGGAGTACGAACCCGATCCGACCCAGTGA
- a CDS encoding EamA family transporter: MIGGFGGPGVVFAVLAAFVWGGYLFVIKSYFAGYPASVILVGINVAAFCWYLPVAVLTTPSNAPLLPGSLEPTAWLFMLGVIGVTALATGAMFRALAVGDVSYVAPVSKIVPVFVLPLEIVLLDEHLSTVQIAGVVIATFAVYLMNYRGGGLLVPLRKTVTYRPAQFALLSAALFGIVDVSRRVVLQEFTIPPRVWVLGLFGGMALLVAPVAIRSWPEGTRRDAPKFVATALFAVVGEHLTALAFDVAPASIASPIINTQAVVAVLLGGVVLHEERLRSRLGAAMIAVTGVALIAA, translated from the coding sequence ATGATCGGTGGTTTCGGTGGCCCGGGAGTCGTCTTTGCTGTGCTTGCGGCGTTCGTCTGGGGTGGCTACCTGTTCGTCATCAAATCGTACTTCGCTGGCTACCCCGCCTCGGTGATCCTCGTCGGAATCAACGTTGCGGCGTTCTGCTGGTATCTTCCAGTTGCCGTTCTGACGACTCCGTCGAACGCACCGCTACTGCCCGGATCGCTGGAGCCGACCGCGTGGCTGTTCATGCTCGGTGTCATCGGGGTCACCGCGCTCGCGACTGGCGCGATGTTTCGTGCGCTCGCCGTCGGCGACGTCTCCTACGTCGCTCCGGTGAGCAAGATCGTGCCCGTCTTCGTCCTGCCACTCGAAATCGTGCTCCTCGACGAACACCTCTCGACCGTTCAGATCGCGGGTGTCGTGATAGCGACGTTCGCGGTCTACCTCATGAACTACCGCGGCGGTGGGTTGCTCGTGCCGCTCCGGAAGACGGTGACGTACCGACCGGCGCAGTTCGCCCTGCTGAGTGCGGCGCTGTTCGGGATCGTCGACGTGTCTCGCCGGGTCGTCCTCCAGGAGTTCACGATCCCACCGCGGGTGTGGGTGCTCGGACTGTTCGGAGGAATGGCCCTCCTCGTGGCCCCTGTCGCGATACGATCCTGGCCGGAGGGCACGCGGCGTGACGCTCCGAAGTTCGTCGCAACGGCGCTGTTCGCCGTCGTCGGCGAGCATCTCACCGCCCTCGCGTTCGATGTCGCCCCGGCGAGCATCGCCTCACCGATCATCAACACTCAGGCGGTAGTGGCGGTTCTTCTGGGGGGTGTCGTGCTCCACGAGGAACGTCTCCGCTCTCGGCTTGGTGCTGCCATGATCGCCGTCACCGGCGTGGCGCTGATCGCCGCGTAA
- a CDS encoding pre-peptidase — protein MSMTSNRTAHETETSSSSNDRDTHQSVDVTRRRFIATSAAGVAGLGALGSAGSAAAASGEHTLVIEGFDSQTSYSFTVGNNLEKSTAEGATIDDNDEIIDQSAHGQVWEGKDAYTFDGPLYSFDFDRSGEINVTLDGEPARVGNRPDHTLLIEGFGPVTSYSFSTSGRAKHSDAYNATVNKAEKINDYGVTGAVQNGKDAFTYDGELLSFDFDRDGEVRVTIDGKAAHVGQRPDRTITVVAKGRYAEYRVGFDGSIREVIDAESGQDGINEDKFEGLPDEDGDQTFDGAVSATGYDKFTIDGDVTHTVYHNDNAPAIYSNHRQVV, from the coding sequence ATGTCGATGACTTCCAATCGAACGGCCCACGAAACGGAGACGAGTTCTTCAAGCAACGACCGTGATACTCATCAGTCAGTAGATGTAACACGGCGCCGATTCATCGCGACGAGCGCGGCCGGGGTGGCTGGCCTTGGAGCGCTTGGGAGTGCGGGGAGTGCGGCAGCCGCCTCGGGCGAACATACGCTCGTTATCGAAGGATTCGACTCACAGACCTCCTACTCGTTCACGGTCGGAAACAATCTCGAAAAGAGCACAGCCGAAGGCGCGACCATCGATGACAATGACGAAATCATCGACCAAAGCGCACACGGGCAAGTCTGGGAAGGGAAAGATGCCTACACGTTCGACGGCCCGCTGTATTCGTTTGACTTCGATCGCTCGGGAGAGATCAACGTCACTCTAGATGGGGAACCGGCACGTGTCGGGAATCGACCGGACCACACGCTGCTCATCGAGGGATTCGGACCAGTAACTTCGTATTCGTTCTCGACCAGCGGACGGGCCAAACACAGCGACGCCTACAATGCGACTGTCAACAAAGCCGAGAAAATCAACGACTACGGTGTCACCGGGGCAGTCCAAAACGGGAAGGATGCCTTCACGTACGACGGTGAGTTGCTGTCATTCGACTTCGACCGAGATGGCGAAGTTCGAGTCACGATCGATGGCAAAGCTGCCCACGTCGGTCAACGTCCGGATAGAACCATCACGGTCGTTGCCAAGGGCAGATATGCGGAATACAGGGTTGGATTCGATGGTTCCATTCGAGAAGTCATAGACGCTGAGAGCGGCCAGGACGGCATCAATGAGGACAAGTTTGAAGGACTCCCCGATGAGGATGGAGACCAGACGTTTGACGGCGCCGTCAGTGCGACTGGCTATGACAAATTCACCATCGATGGAGACGTAACTCACACCGTATATCACAACGACAACGCCCCCGCCATTTACTCCAACCACCGTCAAGTCGTGTGA
- a CDS encoding DUF5789 family protein — MQEVKLGRIAPVLAELEYPISREAVVDQLGETTVLLADGKVNFGDLIDEANEETFDSHDSLLLETMNLLPRHAVGEPYQSEGEG; from the coding sequence ATGCAAGAGGTGAAACTCGGACGGATCGCACCTGTTCTCGCTGAGTTGGAGTATCCGATATCACGTGAGGCCGTCGTCGACCAACTGGGTGAAACGACCGTCCTCCTGGCGGATGGCAAGGTGAACTTCGGCGACCTCATCGACGAAGCGAACGAGGAAACGTTCGACTCTCACGACAGCCTTCTCCTCGAAACGATGAACCTGCTCCCGCGTCACGCGGTCGGCGAGCCGTACCAATCCGAAGGCGAGGGCTGA
- a CDS encoding HAD-IIA family hydrolase: MATRGVIIDLDGTVYRGNTRLAGAREGIATLHDSSCDVCFVSNNPAKSPTEFAARLTEMDVPADAEAVVSAASVTATTLERTHSDADLFVIGSPGLRSILENRDFALTDDPAACDVLVASYDRGFEYDDMTDGLRAIEAGAAFVGTDPDRTIPTADGRAVPGSGAIINAITGVVDREPDWIAGKPAERMAETALTRLDCAPEECLVIGDRLDTDIAMGERHGMTTVLVLTGVTDRATLATSDIEPDHVIDGLGDIGVVLDTIDAD; this comes from the coding sequence ATGGCCACTCGTGGCGTGATCATCGATCTCGACGGCACGGTCTATCGTGGCAACACCCGCCTTGCCGGTGCTCGCGAAGGGATCGCAACGCTTCATGATTCCAGCTGTGACGTCTGTTTCGTCTCGAACAACCCAGCGAAATCCCCTACGGAGTTTGCCGCGCGACTCACCGAAATGGATGTGCCAGCCGACGCCGAAGCCGTCGTCTCGGCGGCCAGCGTCACCGCAACGACGCTCGAACGAACGCATTCCGACGCCGACCTGTTCGTGATCGGGTCGCCCGGACTCCGATCGATCCTCGAAAATAGGGACTTTGCGCTGACCGACGATCCGGCGGCGTGTGACGTGCTCGTGGCCTCGTACGACCGAGGCTTCGAGTACGACGACATGACCGACGGACTGCGCGCAATCGAGGCCGGCGCGGCGTTCGTGGGCACCGACCCCGATCGGACGATCCCGACCGCGGACGGCCGCGCGGTGCCGGGTTCGGGCGCGATCATCAACGCCATCACGGGCGTCGTTGACCGCGAACCCGACTGGATCGCGGGCAAACCCGCCGAACGGATGGCCGAGACGGCGCTCACCCGACTCGATTGCGCGCCCGAGGAGTGTCTCGTGATCGGCGACCGCCTCGACACCGACATCGCGATGGGCGAGCGTCACGGGATGACGACGGTGCTCGTCCTGACCGGCGTGACCGATCGAGCAACGCTCGCCACGAGCGACATCGAACCAGATCACGTGATCGACGGGCTCGGCGACATCGGGGTGGTGCTCGACACGATCGACGCCGACTGA
- a CDS encoding DUF5789 family protein, with the protein MGERDTDKTREQGVEFGSLANRIDNHSYPATSTDLIEDYGDYEVKLPDGTQTLENLFEPLQEEEFDSAEDARQAVLNMVDDRAIGRKGYSDRSPPAPGEETDWEPESI; encoded by the coding sequence ATGGGGGAGAGAGATACCGACAAGACGCGGGAGCAGGGGGTAGAGTTCGGATCGTTGGCCAACCGAATCGACAATCATAGCTATCCAGCGACAAGCACCGATCTCATTGAGGACTACGGTGACTACGAGGTGAAACTACCAGACGGGACGCAGACGCTGGAAAATCTCTTCGAACCGCTTCAAGAAGAGGAGTTCGACTCGGCTGAGGATGCTCGACAGGCAGTACTGAACATGGTCGATGACAGAGCGATTGGGCGAAAAGGGTACTCCGATCGGTCTCCTCCTGCGCCCGGGGAAGAAACCGACTGGGAACCGGAGTCCATCTGA
- a CDS encoding four-helix bundle copper-binding protein has translation MALQEIDHLDDDARDCLDNCLEAAQVCEWCADECASHGEEMAECIRLCRDVADIASLHARLMARDSAYSEDLAATCAEVCEACADECEGHDHDHCQACVDILRDCVESCRRMAS, from the coding sequence ATGGCGCTGCAAGAGATCGACCACCTCGACGACGACGCACGTGACTGTCTCGACAACTGCCTCGAAGCCGCGCAGGTCTGTGAGTGGTGTGCCGACGAGTGTGCGAGCCACGGTGAAGAGATGGCCGAGTGTATCAGACTCTGCCGGGATGTCGCGGATATCGCATCGCTCCACGCACGGCTGATGGCACGCGATTCGGCGTACAGCGAGGATCTCGCCGCAACCTGTGCAGAGGTCTGTGAGGCCTGTGCCGACGAGTGCGAGGGCCACGATCACGACCACTGCCAGGCCTGTGTGGACATCCTTCGCGACTGTGTCGAGTCCTGCCGCCGGATGGCGTCCTAA
- a CDS encoding adenine deaminase C-terminal domain-containing protein, with product MAMARLANHLRTIDGGLGVYDPRLEDAENDTAGITTLELPIPGLLSSKSSVEIARILVMADDAARDLGLTLSDGVMELDNLTLEVIPELRLTDRGFVDVRAGSIVDVVLDTE from the coding sequence ATGGCGATGGCTCGCCTCGCGAATCATCTCCGGACGATCGACGGTGGCCTCGGCGTGTACGATCCACGCCTCGAAGACGCCGAGAACGATACCGCGGGAATCACGACGCTCGAGCTCCCGATCCCAGGGCTGCTCTCGTCGAAATCCTCTGTAGAAATCGCGAGAATACTTGTCATGGCCGACGATGCTGCCCGCGACCTCGGACTCACGCTCTCCGACGGCGTGATGGAACTCGACAATCTGACGCTGGAGGTGATTCCCGAACTCCGCCTCACGGATCGTGGATTTGTGGACGTCCGTGCTGGGTCGATCGTCGATGTTGTCCTGGATACCGAGTGA
- a CDS encoding peroxidase-related enzyme (This protein belongs to a clade of uncharacterized proteins related to peroxidases such as the alkylhydroperoxidase AhpD.), translating to MREFETPDVEELPTDLQERITAESEDAGFTPNVFRAFGYRPSHFRAFFAYHDALVEHTALEREEIEMIVVAVSGANDCYYCIVAHGALLRIYADDPLLADQLAANHRAADLNEAHRTMLDIAVKLTESPGTVDSSDVDRLREVGFSEKAAWDIASVTAFFNLSNRMSTFADIRPNEEFHTLGRSDPETNE from the coding sequence ATGCGCGAGTTCGAGACACCCGATGTCGAGGAGCTTCCAACCGATCTCCAAGAGCGCATCACGGCCGAAAGCGAGGACGCGGGCTTCACGCCGAACGTCTTCCGGGCGTTCGGGTATCGGCCCTCCCATTTCCGAGCCTTCTTCGCCTACCACGACGCGCTGGTCGAGCACACCGCTTTGGAGCGCGAGGAAATCGAGATGATCGTGGTCGCGGTCAGCGGTGCGAACGACTGCTATTACTGCATCGTCGCCCACGGTGCACTGCTCCGGATCTACGCCGACGATCCGCTGCTCGCCGATCAGCTCGCCGCCAACCACCGCGCCGCGGACCTCAACGAGGCCCATCGCACGATGCTCGACATCGCGGTGAAGCTCACCGAATCCCCTGGTACTGTCGACTCGAGCGACGTCGACCGGCTCCGCGAAGTGGGCTTTTCCGAGAAAGCGGCGTGGGACATCGCCAGTGTGACCGCCTTCTTCAACCTCTCGAACCGGATGTCGACGTTCGCCGACATCCGGCCGAACGAGGAGTTCCACACGCTCGGCCGGAGTGACCCCGAGACGAACGAGTGA
- a CDS encoding winged helix-turn-helix transcriptional regulator, giving the protein MRGLDDTDREILDLLTDDARRPYREIADRVDLSPPAVSDRVDRLRELGVIRGFTLDLNRSLLDAGRHVLVELRVRPATLEDVRSAIEVATPVEHVFTTADARIVFDATLDGRDVRDLLAETIDLDAVQEYDVRPLSSTSWTPQIGDAAFAPECVECDNTVDEEGTTARLDGELYHFCCPSCESQFTERYETLREGAAD; this is encoded by the coding sequence ATGCGCGGCCTCGACGACACCGACCGCGAGATTCTCGATCTTCTCACCGACGACGCCCGTCGACCCTACCGTGAGATCGCCGACCGGGTCGATCTCTCGCCGCCGGCGGTGTCCGACCGGGTCGACCGGCTCCGCGAGCTCGGCGTCATCCGCGGGTTCACGCTCGATCTGAATCGATCACTGCTCGACGCCGGACGCCACGTCCTCGTCGAGCTACGTGTTCGGCCCGCGACGCTTGAGGATGTTCGATCAGCCATCGAGGTCGCGACGCCAGTTGAACACGTCTTCACCACCGCCGACGCCCGAATCGTCTTCGACGCCACACTCGACGGGCGTGACGTCCGCGACCTCCTCGCCGAGACGATCGACCTCGACGCAGTGCAGGAGTACGATGTCCGGCCGCTGTCGAGCACGTCGTGGACGCCCCAGATCGGCGACGCGGCGTTCGCGCCCGAATGCGTCGAATGTGACAACACCGTCGACGAGGAAGGGACGACAGCGCGACTCGACGGTGAGCTGTATCACTTCTGCTGTCCGTCGTGTGAGTCGCAGTTCACCGAGCGGTACGAGACGCTCCGTGAGGGCGCGGCAGATTGA
- a CDS encoding halocyanin domain-containing protein, producing the protein MTGLPLKRPGRRDVFGFRRCVSSGVLVSSGYRGATTESAVFWVERTNTKRLMTPDTDALDRRTVLRGAAGVLAAGALAGCSGGSGDGESNGSGGSGTESEAATDGDTATETTETEGEAASESTDNESTGNASTANETAGANATTATNGTTGTNNTSATNGTAGTSVGTGAVDEYLAEAKGYDGSIADETGSDGIEISVGAGENGFAFGPAAVRVSPGTTITWTWTGEGGTHNVVSEDDGPLNSGQPEMGEDVTYEETLDSPGVYPYYCNPHRSLGMKGAVVVASE; encoded by the coding sequence ATGACGGGACTGCCGCTGAAGCGTCCCGGCCGCCGCGACGTGTTCGGTTTTCGACGGTGCGTCTCGTCCGGTGTACTGGTTTCGAGCGGCTATCGAGGAGCGACGACGGAATCGGCGGTCTTTTGGGTCGAACGGACGAACACGAAACGACTGATGACGCCCGACACCGACGCCCTCGACAGACGAACCGTCCTCCGCGGCGCGGCCGGCGTGCTGGCCGCGGGAGCACTCGCTGGCTGTTCCGGCGGCTCCGGCGACGGCGAGTCGAACGGCTCCGGAGGTTCGGGAACCGAAAGCGAGGCAGCCACCGACGGAGATACGGCGACTGAAACCACGGAAACCGAAGGGGAAGCCGCGTCCGAATCGACCGACAACGAGTCGACAGGCAACGCTTCCACCGCGAACGAAACCGCCGGAGCGAACGCCACCACGGCAACGAACGGGACAACGGGGACGAACAACACGTCTGCGACGAACGGCACGGCGGGGACGAGCGTCGGGACGGGAGCCGTCGACGAGTATCTTGCCGAGGCAAAAGGATACGACGGCTCGATAGCCGACGAGACCGGCTCGGATGGGATCGAGATCTCTGTCGGTGCCGGCGAGAACGGATTCGCGTTCGGCCCGGCGGCAGTCCGCGTCTCGCCCGGCACCACGATCACGTGGACGTGGACCGGCGAAGGAGGGACACACAACGTCGTCTCCGAGGACGACGGCCCGCTCAACAGTGGGCAGCCGGAGATGGGTGAGGACGTGACCTACGAGGAAACGCTCGACTCACCGGGAGTGTATCCCTACTACTGTAACCCACACCGCTCGCTCGGTATGAAGGGCGCAGTCGTTGTCGCGAGCGAGTAG
- a CDS encoding MTH865 family protein, producing the protein MADEDELRSQMMNAFEEADYPISSPMDLVPALPNGPSTKFESGDFSMTAMELNTKLDGGNFPYESPDAFVDDIIDQLKSQDEL; encoded by the coding sequence ATGGCAGACGAAGACGAACTCCGCTCCCAGATGATGAACGCGTTCGAAGAGGCCGACTACCCGATCTCGAGCCCGATGGATCTCGTGCCGGCGCTCCCGAACGGCCCCTCCACCAAGTTCGAGTCCGGCGACTTCTCGATGACCGCGATGGAGCTCAACACCAAACTCGACGGGGGGAACTTCCCCTATGAGAGCCCCGACGCGTTCGTCGACGACATCATCGACCAGCTCAAATCTCAGGACGAACTCTAA